Proteins encoded by one window of Moorella humiferrea:
- a CDS encoding FeoA family protein gives MGAVTSLSDLKPGSTGEVVSLQAWGLTRRRLMDLGLVPGTRVVALRRSPSGDPTAFFIRGAAIALRREESRQVLVRPV, from the coding sequence ATGGGGGCAGTTACCAGCCTCAGCGACCTCAAGCCGGGCAGTACCGGGGAAGTTGTTTCCTTGCAGGCATGGGGCCTGACCCGGCGCCGCCTCATGGATCTCGGGCTGGTACCGGGTACCAGGGTGGTAGCCTTACGCCGTAGTCCCAGCGGTGATCCTACCGCCTTTTTCATCCGCGGGGCTGCCATTGCCCTGCGGCGGGAAGAAAGCCGGCAGGTTTTGGTGCGGCCGGTATAA
- the nuoF gene encoding NADH-quinone oxidoreductase subunit NuoF, whose product MITSVSELTRIRQQHLPLIEARLNREKAKEERHILVCAGTGCSSAGSHALREELKKQVEKLGLGGKVKVFKTGCFGFCKLGPIAVVYPEGIFYCRVQKEDAADVVEGVASNRIVDRLLYRDPTTQKAVRHLKEIRFFQAQQRIALRNCGVINPEDINEYIARDGYQALAMALERRPEEIIAAVTASGLRGRGGAGFPTGRKWALMAAAPGQPKYVVCNADEGDPGAFMDRSILEGDPHSVLEGMAIAGYATGARQGYVYVRAEYPIAVDRLERAIRQARRAGLLGDNILGKGFSFDIEIRLGAGAFVCGEETALLRSIEGRRGEPRPRPPYPAQAGLWGKPTVINNVETLANVPVIIRRGPEWYASMGTVGSKGTKVFSLAGSINNTGLIEVPMGTTLRQIIFDIGGGIPGGKKFKAVQTGGPSGGCLPEEMLDTPVDYEALAEAGSIMGSGGLIVMDEGDCMVDIARFYLEFSQDESCGRCTPCRVGTKRLLEILKRITSGEGSMDDLQLLENLSRDVKEASLCGLGQTAPNPILSTLRYFRHEYEAHVRDKYCPAGVCPNLTRRPVLH is encoded by the coding sequence ATGATTACGAGCGTCAGCGAACTTACCAGGATCCGGCAGCAGCACCTCCCCCTCATTGAAGCCCGCCTGAACAGGGAAAAGGCTAAAGAGGAACGTCACATCCTCGTCTGCGCCGGCACCGGGTGCAGTTCTGCGGGAAGCCATGCTTTACGTGAGGAATTAAAAAAACAGGTTGAGAAGCTGGGCCTCGGTGGAAAGGTAAAGGTCTTTAAGACCGGGTGCTTTGGTTTCTGCAAGCTGGGACCCATTGCCGTGGTTTATCCGGAAGGTATCTTTTACTGCCGTGTTCAAAAGGAAGACGCCGCCGACGTGGTGGAAGGTGTGGCTTCCAACCGCATTGTCGACCGTCTCCTCTATCGCGACCCGACCACCCAAAAAGCGGTGCGGCATCTGAAAGAAATCCGCTTTTTCCAGGCCCAGCAGCGGATCGCATTACGCAACTGCGGCGTTATTAATCCCGAAGACATAAACGAATACATAGCCCGCGACGGCTATCAGGCCCTGGCCATGGCTCTGGAACGCCGGCCGGAAGAAATAATCGCCGCCGTCACCGCTTCCGGTTTAAGGGGGCGCGGCGGCGCCGGGTTCCCCACCGGCCGTAAATGGGCGCTGATGGCCGCCGCGCCGGGGCAGCCCAAATACGTGGTATGCAACGCCGACGAAGGTGATCCGGGCGCCTTCATGGACCGCAGCATCCTTGAGGGCGATCCCCACAGCGTTCTGGAAGGAATGGCCATCGCCGGTTACGCCACCGGAGCCCGTCAGGGCTATGTCTATGTGCGGGCCGAATATCCCATCGCCGTCGACCGCCTGGAAAGGGCCATCCGCCAGGCCCGCCGCGCGGGATTGTTAGGGGACAACATCCTCGGCAAAGGCTTTTCCTTTGACATTGAAATACGCCTAGGAGCCGGCGCCTTCGTATGCGGCGAGGAAACGGCCCTCCTGCGCTCCATTGAGGGGCGCCGGGGCGAACCGCGGCCGCGGCCGCCCTACCCGGCCCAGGCGGGTCTTTGGGGTAAACCCACGGTCATCAACAACGTGGAAACCCTGGCCAATGTGCCGGTAATCATCCGCCGCGGGCCGGAATGGTACGCCTCTATGGGCACCGTCGGCAGCAAAGGTACCAAGGTCTTTTCCCTGGCCGGAAGCATCAACAACACCGGTCTTATCGAAGTGCCTATGGGTACCACCCTGCGCCAGATAATTTTCGATATCGGTGGCGGTATCCCCGGCGGTAAAAAATTTAAGGCCGTGCAGACGGGTGGCCCTTCCGGGGGCTGCCTGCCGGAGGAAATGCTGGATACTCCCGTCGATTATGAAGCTTTAGCGGAAGCCGGCTCCATCATGGGCTCCGGCGGGCTGATTGTCATGGATGAAGGCGACTGTATGGTGGACATCGCCCGTTTTTATCTGGAATTTTCCCAGGATGAGTCTTGCGGCCGCTGCACTCCCTGCCGCGTAGGCACCAAACGCCTGCTGGAAATTTTGAAGCGCATTACCTCCGGAGAAGGCTCCATGGACGATCTGCAACTCCTGGAAAACTTAAGCCGTGACGTTAAAGAAGCCTCCCTCTGCGGTCTGGGCCAAACGGCTCCCAATCCCATCCTTTCTACCCTGCGGTATTTCCGCCACGAGTACGAGGCCCACGTCCGCGATAAATACTGCCCGGCCGGGGTTTGTCCCAATTTAACGCGGCGGCCGGTTTTACATTAA
- a CDS encoding DUF3343 domain-containing protein: protein MPEVVLLTFPSTYQALKAEKVIQGAGLTGRLIPMPREVSSLCGLALELDPTVDEEAAKLLIAAGVKLEKRVKAQKERGRFLILEAD, encoded by the coding sequence GTGCCTGAGGTAGTATTGCTAACCTTTCCTTCAACCTACCAAGCCCTGAAGGCGGAAAAGGTCATTCAGGGAGCGGGGCTTACGGGACGCCTTATACCCATGCCCCGGGAAGTTAGTTCTTTATGCGGTTTGGCACTGGAACTAGATCCGACAGTTGACGAGGAAGCTGCAAAACTTTTGATAGCAGCAGGTGTTAAGCTGGAAAAAAGGGTGAAGGCTCAAAAAGAGCGCGGCCGCTTTCTGATCCTCGAGGCGGATTAG
- a CDS encoding GGDEF domain-containing protein — protein MPKVEGLISRELYTIGPLAGVARAAYIMEHYGIGCLPVIDDGKLVGIVTSRDIRRAHPNRLVADAMTRQVITISPTASLLEAQRLMVKHNVERLVVVQDEHVVGIITSSQVSAEMAKYTDSLTGLYKAEIFCEKALEILKNSQEIAVIFLDLDNFGFINKEYGHIFGDRVLIRTAAVLKNLMDVKKEALCRYAGDEFAAATCRSLTEAEKLAREMTSALAGENWPDKIEVTVSAGIAGGACEELRRAHNDADYIIKYLVNLASLASSRAKTIKQPVVVARACATEFLPGA, from the coding sequence GTGCCTAAGGTGGAAGGCCTGATAAGCCGGGAGCTTTACACCATCGGACCCCTCGCCGGCGTAGCCCGGGCGGCTTATATTATGGAACATTACGGTATAGGCTGCCTTCCGGTCATAGATGATGGCAAACTGGTGGGCATAGTTACTTCCAGGGACATTCGTAGGGCCCATCCCAACCGTCTGGTGGCCGATGCCATGACCCGTCAAGTGATCACCATTTCACCCACGGCTTCCCTCCTGGAAGCCCAGAGGTTAATGGTTAAGCATAACGTGGAACGTCTGGTGGTCGTCCAGGACGAACATGTCGTAGGCATTATTACCAGTTCCCAGGTTTCCGCCGAAATGGCCAAATATACCGATAGTCTCACCGGGCTGTATAAAGCAGAGATCTTTTGCGAAAAAGCCCTGGAGATATTAAAAAATAGCCAGGAGATTGCGGTGATCTTCCTGGACTTGGACAACTTCGGCTTTATTAACAAGGAATACGGACACATCTTCGGCGACAGGGTTTTGATCCGGACGGCAGCAGTATTAAAAAATCTAATGGACGTTAAAAAAGAAGCCCTGTGCCGCTACGCCGGCGATGAGTTTGCCGCCGCCACCTGCCGTTCCTTAACTGAAGCAGAAAAATTGGCCCGTGAGATGACATCGGCCCTTGCCGGCGAAAACTGGCCGGACAAGATAGAGGTCACCGTTTCTGCCGGTATCGCGGGCGGCGCTTGTGAAGAACTCCGCCGCGCCCATAACGATGCCGACTACATAATTAAATATCTGGTAAATTTGGCCAGCCTGGCTTCTTCCCGGGCTAAAACAATAAAACAACCGGTAGTGGTCGCTAGGGCTTGTGCAACTGAATTTTTGCCCGGCGCCTAA
- a CDS encoding ABC transporter permease, with product MTVWHKVRDWLHWFREQEWSSGGLQTVFRKELADHLSSTRFTILVSLVAVAGIGAFYVAAQNIRSVAGETDPEFIFLRLFTTGGGSLPPFVTFVSFLGPLLGLALGFDAINGEHNKRTLSRLLAQPIYRDDVINGKFLAGLAVLAVVILALGFLVAGLGLMLIGVPPTAEELGRLLIYLLVTIVYVAFWLSVSLLFSLLFRQTATSALAGIALWLFFALFVGMLAGLVADGLLPASEDAAPARILQNAVLKQNLSRLSTTNLYDEATVTLLNPGVRTLGPVMVEQLEGAIPGPLPLGQSLLLIWPHMVSLLAATMLIFALAYYYFMRQEIRAG from the coding sequence ATGACGGTCTGGCATAAGGTGCGCGATTGGCTCCACTGGTTCCGGGAGCAGGAATGGTCGAGCGGTGGTTTGCAAACCGTATTTCGCAAGGAACTGGCGGACCATTTGAGCAGCACCCGTTTTACCATCTTGGTTTCGCTGGTGGCCGTAGCAGGTATAGGTGCCTTTTACGTTGCAGCGCAAAACATTCGCTCTGTGGCTGGGGAAACAGATCCGGAATTTATCTTCCTCCGCCTGTTTACCACCGGTGGCGGTTCCTTGCCCCCCTTTGTCACTTTTGTATCGTTTTTAGGCCCCTTGTTAGGGTTGGCCCTGGGCTTTGACGCCATCAACGGCGAGCATAATAAACGCACCTTGAGCCGGCTCCTGGCCCAGCCGATTTACCGGGATGACGTCATTAACGGCAAGTTTCTGGCCGGGCTTGCTGTTCTTGCCGTGGTCATCCTGGCCCTGGGATTTCTAGTTGCCGGATTGGGATTGATGCTAATCGGCGTACCACCTACGGCCGAGGAATTGGGGCGGCTGTTGATCTATCTTCTGGTAACCATAGTTTATGTAGCCTTCTGGTTGAGCGTATCCCTGCTCTTTTCCTTGTTATTCCGGCAGACGGCTACTTCGGCCCTGGCGGGCATTGCCCTGTGGCTCTTTTTTGCCCTTTTTGTTGGAATGCTGGCAGGTCTTGTCGCCGACGGCCTTTTGCCGGCGAGCGAAGATGCCGCACCGGCCCGCATCTTGCAAAATGCCGTTTTAAAACAAAATTTAAGCCGCCTTTCGACGACCAACCTCTATGATGAAGCCACGGTAACTCTCTTAAATCCAGGGGTGCGGACCCTGGGGCCCGTCATGGTGGAACAGCTGGAAGGAGCCATACCAGGCCCTCTGCCCTTGGGTCAGAGTCTGCTCCTCATCTGGCCCCATATGGTAAGTCTTTTAGCGGCCACAATGTTGATCTTCGCCCTGGCTTATTACTACTTTATGCGTCAGGAAATAAGGGCAGGATGA
- a CDS encoding aminotransferase class V-fold PLP-dependent enzyme: MIYLNNAATSWPKPETVYQTADVFLRNLSGSVNRGVNKGALDAGLAVLETRELLAAFFNIREPEKIIFTGNATQALNLALQGLLKKGDHVIISSMEHNAVVRPLYALQEKGIDFSVVSCSADGTLDPGAVERAIEPHTRLICLTHASNVTGTIMPIVEVGEIARRHRLQYLVDTAQTAGEIPIDVEAAGITLLAFTGHKGLLGPPGTGGLYIRDPDVVSPLIYGGTGSHSELPEQPEVLPDKYESGTINAPAIAALGAGIKFIQETGLEKIRRHTLELTAMLLEGLKGMPGVTVYGPAQPEKRVAVVSINIRGLGAGEAAIWLAEHYDIVTRSGLHCAPLAHRTIGTLNTGTLRLSPGYFNTPAEIETALEAIKKLIEVVGGA, encoded by the coding sequence ATGATTTATTTAAACAATGCCGCCACTTCATGGCCAAAGCCGGAAACAGTCTATCAAACGGCCGATGTTTTTTTGCGCAACCTCAGCGGCAGCGTCAACCGGGGCGTTAACAAGGGGGCGTTAGACGCCGGGCTGGCCGTCCTGGAAACCCGTGAACTGCTGGCTGCTTTTTTTAATATCCGCGAACCGGAAAAAATAATCTTCACCGGCAATGCCACCCAGGCTTTGAACCTGGCCCTCCAGGGTCTTTTAAAAAAGGGCGACCATGTAATCATCAGCAGTATGGAACATAATGCGGTGGTACGTCCCCTGTATGCTTTGCAAGAAAAGGGAATAGATTTCTCGGTCGTATCCTGCAGTGCCGACGGCACTCTAGATCCCGGGGCGGTAGAAAGGGCCATAGAACCCCATACCAGGCTCATTTGCCTTACCCATGCTTCCAATGTAACGGGGACCATCATGCCCATTGTAGAGGTGGGGGAAATCGCCAGGCGCCATCGTCTTCAGTACCTGGTAGACACGGCCCAGACGGCCGGGGAAATTCCCATTGACGTAGAGGCGGCGGGCATTACCCTGCTGGCCTTTACCGGCCACAAAGGGCTTCTGGGTCCGCCGGGAACCGGCGGCCTATATATTCGCGATCCGGACGTCGTTTCTCCCCTGATTTACGGCGGAACGGGTAGCCATTCCGAACTGCCGGAGCAGCCGGAAGTACTCCCCGACAAATACGAGAGTGGTACAATAAACGCCCCGGCCATAGCCGCCCTAGGGGCGGGGATAAAGTTTATCCAAGAAACCGGCCTGGAAAAGATACGCCGGCATACATTAGAACTTACCGCCATGCTTTTAGAGGGGCTTAAAGGTATGCCGGGAGTAACCGTGTACGGTCCGGCGCAACCGGAAAAGAGGGTGGCGGTGGTGTCCATCAATATTCGCGGTCTGGGGGCAGGGGAAGCCGCCATCTGGCTGGCTGAACATTATGATATTGTAACCCGTTCGGGGCTCCATTGTGCCCCCCTGGCCCACCGGACTATAGGTACGCTAAATACAGGGACCCTGCGGTTGAGTCCGGGCTACTTCAATACCCCCGCGGAAATAGAGACCGCCCTGGAAGCGATTAAAAAATTAATTGAGGTGGTTGGCGGTGCCTGA
- a CDS encoding methyl-accepting chemotaxis protein — protein MVKGGIGRPREPILPLGENDHFKLMKGKSTGSLRIRMTLFFGAIVLVGCLVLTLVSQNRASLTLDAAAREAMEKIIEQAAATVNSRVQARMYVVETMANMEIIRGRVGEREATLEDKLKALQQELKATEGMGFRRFGIADKEGNAFYTDGSKANIADREHFRAALEGKTFVSSTIVSKIDKSVIFAYTTPIRHYATNEIIGVLIGIVDASQFSQLISDITYGRSGYAFAVDKTGKTIGHKDQEKVAAEENILKASQSDSSLASLAEVIARMAQGEKGVGAYTYQGQKKMVAFAPVSSTGWSLAIAAPEVEVLERTAGLKWYLMTLSLIIIAAALLLTFIMARAITNPIKLAVDELGHLAAGDFTRTVPDRFLKMRDEIGRLMVAVNTLQTNLKPLLAGVKEEAKTLAGSSEGLNAAAEEIAASSGEVAKAVQQVASGASEQAGHLQEILGLVENINSNLEKVYSAVGSVKANTEETSRLAGEGKAELDVLINSIKGVREAFNTVTDKITGLQGAVNQVSEILAVINGIAEQTNLLALNAAIEAARAGEAGRGFAVVAEEVRKLAEQSRASSDKIGELLATITSGTDEVVSTSEEVKGQIMVQLDNVEKTVASFDRILSSVAAVAPMIEETYRQVDGTVQAKDVMLDRIQSISAVAEETSASAEEISASAEELSASTQEIASTAQDVLRIAKRLEEQVERFKV, from the coding sequence TTGGTAAAAGGGGGGATAGGTCGTCCCCGGGAGCCAATTTTGCCCTTGGGGGAGAACGACCATTTTAAACTTATGAAGGGAAAATCGACAGGAAGCCTGCGGATTAGAATGACCCTCTTTTTTGGGGCCATCGTGCTGGTAGGCTGTCTGGTGCTGACCCTGGTGAGCCAGAACCGCGCGAGTTTAACTCTGGATGCCGCAGCCAGGGAAGCTATGGAAAAGATTATTGAGCAGGCCGCAGCAACCGTGAACAGCCGTGTACAAGCAAGGATGTATGTTGTGGAAACCATGGCCAATATGGAGATAATTCGCGGCCGTGTCGGCGAACGGGAAGCCACCCTGGAAGATAAGCTTAAAGCCCTGCAGCAGGAGTTGAAGGCAACAGAAGGCATGGGCTTCAGGCGTTTCGGCATTGCCGATAAAGAGGGAAACGCCTTCTATACCGACGGCAGCAAGGCCAACATTGCTGATCGGGAACATTTCCGGGCTGCTCTGGAGGGTAAGACCTTCGTTTCCAGCACCATTGTCAGTAAAATCGACAAATCCGTCATCTTCGCCTACACCACACCCATTCGCCATTATGCCACCAATGAAATAATCGGGGTATTAATCGGTATAGTTGACGCGTCCCAGTTCAGCCAGCTCATCAGCGATATTACATACGGCCGCAGCGGGTATGCCTTTGCCGTAGATAAAACAGGCAAGACTATCGGTCATAAGGATCAAGAAAAAGTTGCCGCAGAAGAAAATATCCTGAAGGCGAGCCAAAGCGATTCCTCCCTCGCTTCCCTGGCGGAAGTCATCGCCAGGATGGCGCAAGGGGAAAAGGGGGTAGGGGCATACACCTACCAGGGACAGAAGAAAATGGTCGCCTTTGCGCCAGTCAGCAGCACCGGGTGGTCCCTGGCCATCGCCGCCCCCGAAGTCGAGGTGCTGGAGAGAACGGCCGGCCTCAAATGGTACCTTATGACGTTATCATTGATAATCATTGCGGCGGCCCTCCTTTTGACCTTTATTATGGCGCGGGCCATAACAAATCCGATAAAACTGGCCGTGGATGAGCTGGGCCATCTGGCCGCCGGCGACTTCACCCGGACGGTGCCGGACAGGTTTTTAAAGATGCGGGATGAAATCGGCCGGCTCATGGTGGCAGTTAATACCCTGCAGACCAACCTGAAACCCCTCCTGGCCGGGGTAAAGGAAGAGGCAAAAACCCTGGCCGGCAGTTCCGAAGGGTTGAATGCTGCCGCCGAAGAGATTGCCGCTTCTTCCGGCGAGGTGGCCAAGGCTGTTCAGCAGGTGGCCTCCGGAGCGTCCGAGCAGGCAGGTCACCTGCAGGAGATATTGGGTCTGGTGGAAAATATAAATTCCAACCTTGAAAAGGTATACAGCGCCGTGGGCAGCGTCAAGGCCAACACCGAAGAAACCTCCAGGCTGGCCGGGGAGGGCAAGGCGGAGCTGGACGTCCTTATAAATTCTATTAAGGGCGTACGGGAGGCCTTTAACACAGTTACCGATAAAATTACAGGGCTCCAGGGGGCGGTAAATCAGGTAAGCGAGATCCTGGCCGTGATCAACGGCATTGCCGAGCAAACCAACCTTTTGGCCTTGAACGCAGCCATCGAGGCGGCGCGCGCTGGAGAAGCCGGGCGCGGGTTTGCGGTGGTTGCCGAAGAGGTTCGTAAGCTGGCGGAACAATCCCGTGCATCCTCTGATAAAATCGGGGAACTTTTGGCAACCATAACTTCCGGCACCGACGAGGTTGTAAGCACCTCGGAGGAAGTAAAAGGGCAAATAATGGTGCAGCTGGATAATGTAGAAAAAACGGTGGCGTCCTTTGACCGCATTTTAAGTTCTGTAGCCGCCGTGGCCCCCATGATCGAAGAGACCTATCGCCAGGTCGACGGCACAGTGCAGGCCAAGGACGTTATGCTCGACCGCATCCAGAGCATCAGCGCTGTGGCGGAGGAAACTTCTGCTTCGGCCGAGGAAATATCGGCTTCCGCCGAAGAACTGTCGGCCTCTACCCAGGAAATAGCCTCCACCGCCCAGGATGTCCTTAGGATAGCCAAACGCTTAGAAGAACAGGTGGAACGTTTCAAGGTATGA
- a CDS encoding ABC transporter ATP-binding protein — translation MATQEAVIVTKNLTKRYGAITAVQDLNLEIREGEIFGLLGPNGAGKTTTILMLLGLTEPTSGQALVKGLDATRHPLEVKRIVGYLPDNVGFYDDLTARENLLYTAGLNQIPPAEAEKRVALCLEQVGLGNEANRKVKEFSRGMRQRLGIADVMVKDPDVIILDEPTLGIDPEGVRELLSLIVRLSREGGKTVLLSSHLLHQVQQICDRVGIFVGGRLLAVGPVALLGQQVMAGKPLEVELQAAPDDDGLMAALGSLQGVTGVERQGAYIRLRCAPGCDVRSELTPYLAGRGYTLLYLRARGYDLDDIYRQYFQGEGYNDGLA, via the coding sequence ATGGCAACACAAGAAGCAGTCATTGTCACCAAAAACCTTACCAAGCGCTATGGTGCTATAACTGCCGTCCAGGATCTCAACCTGGAAATCAGAGAAGGGGAGATATTCGGTCTCCTCGGCCCCAATGGCGCCGGCAAGACGACGACGATATTAATGCTTCTTGGGTTGACCGAGCCGACGTCCGGGCAGGCCCTGGTAAAGGGCCTGGACGCCACCCGTCACCCCCTGGAGGTTAAGAGGATAGTGGGCTATCTCCCCGACAATGTCGGTTTCTACGACGACCTTACGGCCCGGGAGAACCTCCTCTATACCGCCGGGTTGAACCAAATTCCCCCGGCAGAAGCTGAAAAGCGCGTGGCCCTGTGCCTGGAACAGGTGGGCTTAGGCAATGAAGCTAACCGCAAGGTGAAGGAGTTTTCGCGCGGGATGCGCCAGCGGCTGGGGATTGCCGACGTCATGGTCAAGGATCCTGACGTCATTATCCTCGATGAGCCCACCTTGGGTATAGACCCCGAAGGGGTGCGGGAGCTGCTGTCCCTCATTGTGCGCCTGTCCCGGGAGGGAGGTAAAACGGTCCTCCTTTCTTCCCATCTCCTGCACCAGGTACAGCAGATATGCGACCGGGTAGGAATATTTGTAGGCGGCAGGCTTCTGGCGGTTGGACCGGTGGCTTTATTGGGACAGCAAGTTATGGCCGGAAAGCCTCTGGAGGTCGAGCTTCAGGCCGCTCCTGACGACGACGGGCTCATGGCCGCCCTCGGCTCCCTGCAGGGGGTAACCGGCGTCGAGCGCCAGGGGGCCTATATCCGCCTCCGCTGCGCTCCCGGTTGCGACGTCCGTTCGGAACTCACACCCTATCTCGCAGGCAGAGGCTATACCCTTTTATACCTTCGGGCACGGGGTTATGATTTGGACGACATTTACCGCCAGTATTTCCAGGGGGAGGGATATAATGACGGTCTGGCATAA
- a CDS encoding complex I 24 kDa subunit family protein, producing MLDKYGRLDKVIKVYSRQPGQLIRILQQAQEIFGYISPEVQAYLAARLNLPLAEIAGVVSFYSLFNSEPKGKYTISICLGTACYVKGSQEIFRAFKNELHLDDDDTTVDGLFTLRSTRCMGACGLAPVVAVNDDIYGQVKAVDVAAIISRYRKKELADDYERQRTYQDPAAAPPPH from the coding sequence ATGCTCGACAAATACGGCCGTCTCGATAAAGTCATTAAAGTTTACAGCCGCCAGCCCGGACAGCTGATCCGCATCCTGCAACAGGCCCAGGAAATTTTCGGCTACATTTCCCCGGAGGTTCAGGCCTACCTGGCGGCCAGGCTTAATCTTCCCCTGGCAGAAATCGCCGGGGTGGTGTCCTTTTATTCCCTTTTCAATTCCGAACCCAAAGGTAAATACACCATTAGCATCTGCCTGGGGACGGCCTGCTATGTTAAAGGCTCCCAGGAAATTTTCCGCGCCTTTAAAAACGAACTGCATCTCGATGACGACGACACCACGGTGGACGGCCTGTTCACCTTAAGGTCGACCCGCTGCATGGGAGCCTGCGGCCTGGCGCCGGTGGTGGCCGTTAATGATGATATATACGGCCAAGTTAAAGCTGTAGATGTCGCCGCCATTATATCACGGTACCGAAAAAAGGAGTTAGCAGATGATTACGAGCGTCAGCGAACTTACCAGGATCCGGCAGCAGCACCTCCCCCTCATTGA
- a CDS encoding NADH-dependent [FeFe] hydrogenase, group A6, translating into MPADNLTFDPVSPVSPEEKNTRPFPAKKVRFWIDGREVVAEEGISILEAAHRVGIEIPSLCYLKNINEIGACRVCLVEIEGSRNLQAACVYPVTAGLKVHTRTPRVLRARRTVVELLLSDHHRECTNCIRNLNCELQHLADTLGIRNIPYTGETPNYPIYNKNPFIVRDYNKCIKCRRCEAICSKVQEVHVYAAQNRGFNTVIAPAFMKDLAEVACITCGQCVIACPTASLVEKEFIDEVWQALADPDKYVVVQTAPSIQVTLGEVFGLPVGTVVTGKLVASLRRLGFDRVFATDFTADLTIMEEAHELLERLEGRGGPLPLLSSCSPGWIKFCEHFYPEFLPNLSTCKSPHEMFGAITKTYFAQKEGLDPKKIVVVAIMPCTAKKFEASRPEMSSGDWKDVDFVLTTRELARMIRQAGLNFRQLPDEEYDAPLGMASGAGTIFGATGGVVEAAVRTAYSLTHGREMGIIDFEEFRGISGVKEAWVELKNRKIKVAIAHGTGNARKILDRMKAGEQFDYVEIMACPGGCVGGGGQPIFGSREHKEISLDYRHNRADALYRIDYSRRIRLSHENPAVQKIYAEFLGAPLSEKAKKLLHTYYTPRGPLPGYAANPVN; encoded by the coding sequence ATGCCTGCGGACAACCTTACTTTTGATCCCGTTTCCCCCGTCAGCCCGGAGGAAAAAAACACCCGTCCCTTCCCGGCCAAAAAGGTACGCTTTTGGATAGACGGGCGGGAAGTGGTTGCTGAGGAAGGAATTTCTATCCTGGAAGCAGCCCACCGGGTAGGCATCGAAATACCCAGTCTATGTTACCTTAAAAACATCAATGAAATCGGCGCCTGCCGGGTATGCCTGGTTGAGATCGAAGGTTCCCGCAACCTCCAGGCCGCCTGCGTCTATCCCGTCACAGCGGGCCTTAAAGTTCACACCCGCACTCCCCGGGTCCTCCGGGCCCGCCGTACAGTGGTAGAGCTTCTCCTTTCCGACCACCACCGGGAGTGCACCAACTGCATCCGCAATCTCAACTGCGAATTGCAGCACCTGGCCGATACCCTGGGCATCCGCAACATTCCCTACACGGGGGAAACTCCCAACTATCCCATCTACAATAAAAACCCTTTTATCGTCAGGGATTATAATAAATGCATCAAATGTCGGCGCTGCGAGGCCATCTGCAGCAAGGTACAAGAAGTCCACGTCTACGCGGCCCAGAACCGGGGATTTAATACCGTCATTGCCCCCGCCTTTATGAAAGATCTGGCGGAAGTGGCCTGCATAACCTGCGGCCAGTGCGTAATCGCTTGTCCCACGGCTTCCCTGGTGGAGAAGGAGTTTATTGACGAGGTCTGGCAGGCCCTGGCCGACCCCGACAAGTATGTCGTCGTCCAGACGGCTCCATCCATTCAGGTAACCCTGGGCGAGGTCTTCGGCCTGCCGGTAGGTACCGTAGTGACGGGCAAACTGGTAGCCAGCCTGCGCCGCCTGGGCTTCGATCGGGTGTTCGCTACCGACTTTACGGCCGATTTAACAATTATGGAAGAGGCCCATGAACTTTTAGAAAGGCTGGAAGGCCGCGGCGGCCCCCTTCCCCTCCTCTCCTCGTGTAGCCCAGGGTGGATTAAGTTCTGCGAACATTTTTACCCGGAGTTTCTACCCAACCTCTCCACCTGCAAATCCCCCCATGAAATGTTCGGGGCCATCACCAAGACGTATTTCGCCCAGAAAGAGGGGCTTGACCCTAAAAAAATTGTGGTAGTGGCCATCATGCCCTGCACGGCCAAAAAGTTTGAAGCCAGCCGCCCGGAAATGAGCAGCGGTGATTGGAAGGACGTCGATTTTGTCCTCACCACCCGGGAGCTGGCGCGGATGATCCGCCAGGCAGGACTCAACTTCCGCCAGCTGCCGGATGAAGAATACGACGCGCCATTAGGAATGGCCAGCGGCGCCGGCACCATCTTCGGCGCAACGGGCGGTGTCGTGGAAGCGGCTGTCAGGACGGCCTATTCCCTGACCCACGGCCGGGAAATGGGAATAATCGATTTTGAAGAGTTCCGGGGCATTAGCGGGGTCAAAGAAGCGTGGGTGGAGTTAAAAAACAGAAAGATTAAGGTGGCCATCGCCCACGGCACCGGCAACGCCCGTAAAATCCTTGACCGCATGAAGGCCGGCGAGCAGTTCGATTACGTCGAAATCATGGCCTGTCCGGGCGGCTGCGTCGGCGGAGGCGGACAGCCCATTTTCGGCAGCCGGGAACATAAAGAGATCTCCCTTGACTACCGCCACAACCGCGCCGATGCCCTTTACCGCATCGATTATTCCCGTCGCATCCGCCTGTCCCATGAAAACCCAGCGGTCCAGAAAATATACGCCGAGTTCCTGGGCGCTCCTTTAAGCGAAAAAGCCAAAAAGCTGCTGCACACCTACTATACCCCCCGGGGGCCCCTGCCGGGGTATGCGGCCAATCCCGTTAACTAG